Proteins from a genomic interval of Bradyrhizobium sp. CCGB01:
- a CDS encoding acyl-CoA dehydrogenase, which translates to MTYRAPISDMLLSLNHGAGLKAAVEAGHYGDFDGDIVAAVLEEAGKFATDVLAPLNKVGDEHGIKLDAGKVTTAPGWPDAYKRWTEGGWNAVSGPEDFGGQGLPLAINAACTEIWSASNVAFGLCPLLTASAMEALDAHGSDELKKIYLEKLISGEWTGTMQLTEPQAGSDVGALRTRAEKQADGTYRIKGTKIFITYGEHDMTDNIVHFVLARLPDAPAGTKGISLFLVPKFMVNEDGSLGQRNDIFASGVEHKLGMHASPTCTMTMGDNGGAIGFLVGEENQGMRCMFTMMNQARLGVGLEGVGVADRAYQQALSYAQERKQGRAVGKKGDGSDAIFVHPDVKRMLMRMRAQTAAARTICYATAVAIDISTRAKDPKVRADAAARAALLTPMAKGYSTDIGNEVAYLGVQVHGGMGFIEETGAAQYYRDARITAIYEGTNGIQAIDLVTRKLAANGGAAVWTLLDELSATVKQVEASNDPAFGTTGPKLREALEALTRTSKWLLERMASAPNEALAGATPYLQQFGATLGGCMLASEALAAKAGGNTEAARYVSLARFFAENISVQAGALERTVTESAESVAAADAVLLG; encoded by the coding sequence ATGACCTACCGCGCGCCGATCTCTGACATGCTGCTGTCGCTCAACCATGGCGCCGGCCTGAAGGCTGCCGTGGAGGCCGGCCATTACGGCGATTTCGACGGCGACATCGTTGCCGCCGTGCTGGAGGAAGCCGGCAAGTTCGCAACCGACGTGCTGGCGCCGCTCAACAAGGTCGGCGACGAGCACGGCATCAAGCTCGACGCCGGCAAGGTCACGACCGCGCCGGGCTGGCCGGATGCCTACAAGCGCTGGACCGAGGGCGGCTGGAACGCGGTCTCAGGCCCGGAAGATTTTGGAGGTCAGGGCCTGCCGCTCGCGATCAACGCGGCCTGCACCGAGATCTGGAGCGCCTCCAACGTCGCCTTCGGCCTCTGCCCGCTGCTGACGGCGTCGGCGATGGAGGCGCTGGATGCCCATGGCAGCGACGAGCTGAAGAAAATCTATCTCGAAAAGCTCATCTCCGGCGAGTGGACCGGCACGATGCAGCTCACCGAGCCGCAGGCCGGCTCCGACGTCGGCGCGCTGCGCACCCGCGCCGAAAAGCAAGCCGACGGCACCTATCGCATCAAGGGGACGAAGATCTTCATCACCTATGGCGAGCACGACATGACCGACAACATCGTGCATTTCGTGCTGGCGCGGCTGCCGGACGCGCCCGCCGGCACCAAGGGGATCTCGCTCTTCCTCGTGCCGAAGTTCATGGTCAATGAAGACGGCTCGCTGGGGCAGCGCAACGACATCTTTGCCTCTGGCGTCGAGCACAAGCTCGGCATGCACGCCTCCCCCACCTGCACCATGACGATGGGCGACAATGGCGGCGCGATCGGCTTCCTGGTCGGCGAGGAGAACCAGGGTATGCGCTGCATGTTCACGATGATGAACCAGGCCCGCCTCGGCGTCGGCCTCGAGGGCGTCGGCGTCGCCGACCGCGCCTATCAGCAGGCCTTGTCGTATGCGCAGGAGCGCAAGCAGGGCCGCGCCGTCGGCAAGAAGGGCGATGGCTCGGACGCGATCTTCGTACATCCCGACGTCAAGCGCATGCTGATGCGGATGCGGGCGCAGACCGCCGCCGCGCGCACCATCTGCTATGCGACCGCGGTCGCGATCGACATCTCGACGCGCGCCAAGGACCCGAAGGTTCGCGCGGACGCCGCCGCCCGCGCGGCGCTGCTGACGCCGATGGCCAAGGGCTATTCCACCGACATCGGCAACGAGGTCGCCTATCTCGGCGTGCAGGTGCATGGCGGCATGGGTTTCATCGAGGAGACCGGCGCGGCACAGTATTATCGCGATGCGCGCATCACCGCGATCTACGAGGGCACCAACGGCATCCAGGCGATCGATCTCGTCACGCGCAAGCTCGCGGCCAATGGCGGCGCTGCGGTATGGACGCTGCTCGACGAGCTCTCGGCTACCGTGAAGCAGGTCGAAGCCTCCAACGATCCCGCTTTCGGCACCACGGGTCCGAAGCTGCGCGAGGCACTGGAGGCGCTGACGCGCACCAGCAAGTGGCTGCTGGAGCGCATGGCCTCCGCGCCGAACGAAGCACTCGCCGGCGCGACGCCGTACTTGCAGCAGTTCGGCGCCACGCTCGGCGGCTGTATGCTGGCCTCCGAAGCGCTTGCCGCGAAGGCCGGCGGCAATACCGAGGCCGCGCGCTACGTCTCGCTCGCGCGCTTCTTCGCCGAGAACATCAGCGTGCAGGCCGGCGCGCTCGAGCGCACGGTGACGGAGAGCGCGGAGTCGGTCGCTGCGGCGGATGCGGTGTTGCTGGGGTAA
- a CDS encoding MFS transporter: protein MIATTGVDESSLRYHGWRVVLACFLMAFFMFGFGLYGQGVYLAELQRAHGWPGTLVSAASTFSFLLTSVLVIFTDDLLGRIGLRALILCGLSALGASTVLLALMQTPWQLYLAYALMSVGWTGMGTVVIATVLNAWFERRRGLALSLAFNGATCGGIVLVPLLLSLTGSIGFRSAMLAATMAMVVLVLPVVVIFIGWPAQTSPASGERSSAATAAPTHSRKTLLANAAFWTMVLPIAIALLAQMGFIIHQVTFLEPLIGRASAGLAVTLMAAMAVVGRLSLGLFVDRLDPRLACAASMTSQAAALFVLLQSTSPTVLLICCAVYGFSIGNMITFPPLIIQREIGAAAFAAAMGLGTSISGIVSAFGPGIIGLVRSFTGNYTTAFALCVALDLVAAGIVLWRPGRRAKLAAS from the coding sequence ATGATTGCCACAACGGGCGTTGACGAATCCTCGCTGCGCTATCACGGCTGGCGCGTCGTGCTGGCCTGCTTCCTGATGGCGTTCTTCATGTTCGGCTTTGGCCTCTACGGCCAGGGCGTCTATCTCGCCGAGCTCCAGCGCGCCCATGGCTGGCCGGGCACGCTGGTCTCCGCCGCCAGCACCTTCTCGTTTCTCCTGACCTCCGTTCTCGTCATCTTCACCGACGATCTGCTCGGCCGCATCGGGCTGCGCGCGCTGATCCTGTGTGGCCTGTCGGCGCTCGGCGCTTCGACCGTGCTGCTGGCGTTGATGCAGACGCCCTGGCAGCTCTATCTCGCCTATGCGCTGATGTCAGTCGGCTGGACCGGCATGGGCACCGTGGTGATCGCGACCGTGCTGAACGCCTGGTTCGAACGGCGCCGCGGGCTCGCGCTCAGCCTCGCCTTCAACGGCGCGACCTGCGGCGGCATCGTCCTCGTACCGCTGTTGCTGTCGCTGACCGGCAGCATCGGCTTCCGGTCGGCCATGCTGGCCGCCACGATGGCGATGGTGGTGCTGGTGCTGCCTGTGGTCGTCATCTTCATCGGCTGGCCGGCACAGACGTCGCCTGCATCGGGCGAGCGATCGTCCGCCGCCACGGCGGCGCCGACCCATTCCCGCAAGACGCTGCTCGCCAACGCGGCGTTCTGGACCATGGTGCTGCCGATCGCGATTGCGCTGCTGGCGCAGATGGGATTCATCATCCACCAGGTGACGTTCCTCGAGCCGCTGATCGGCCGCGCCAGTGCCGGCCTCGCGGTCACCCTCATGGCGGCAATGGCGGTGGTCGGCCGCCTGTCGCTCGGCCTGTTCGTCGACCGGCTCGATCCCAGGCTCGCCTGCGCGGCGTCGATGACGAGCCAAGCGGCGGCTTTGTTCGTGCTGCTCCAAAGCACGAGCCCGACCGTGCTGCTCATCTGTTGCGCCGTCTACGGCTTCTCGATCGGCAACATGATCACGTTCCCGCCCCTGATCATCCAGCGCGAGATCGGTGCCGCCGCCTTCGCCGCCGCGATGGGGTTGGGCACGTCGATCAGCGGCATCGTCAGCGCCTTCGGCCCCGGCATCATCGGCCTCGTGCGGAGTTTTACGGGCAACTACACGACGGCGTTCGCGCTGTGTGTGGCGCTGGATCTCGTCGCGGCCGGAATCGTGCTGTGGCGGCCGGGGCGACGGGCGAAGCTCGCCGCTTCGTAG
- a CDS encoding bifunctional UDP-sugar hydrolase/5'-nucleotidase, translated as MRHLLRLTTLTLALATIPAAAQTAAPVELRVLAINDFHGNLRPPPGGIRIGDPEDKARKVTVAAGGAEYMATLVKQLREGHKNTIFVAAGDLIGASPFLSAMFHDEPSVEALSMMGLAITSVGNHEFDEGKTELLRMQNGGCHPVDGCQGPHPFTGAKFRYLAASTIETATGRSVLPPYEIREFEGIPVAFIGLTLKETAGIVSPAGIAGLEFRDEAETVNALVPQLKARGVEAIVVLIHQGGEPSGDYNECPAITGPIVDIVKKFDRAVDVVVSGHTHRAYVCNIDGRLVTSGDKYGTLVTAIDLKLDPVTRDIVSAKGENVIVANASLAKDPEQTALIEAYDKLSAPIANRPAGSVTQTLSRVPNEAGESALGDVIADAQLAATREARDGSAVIALTNPGGIRTDIIPKENGAISFGDVFASQPFRNRLVTMTLTGSQLKDMLEQQWLDPKRPRILQVSNGFSYTWDATKPFGERISLEKMMLNGRPVEPGSGYRVTVNDYLAVGGDGFTVAKQGTAPQYGGYDADALFAFFRAHGPIGPLPLTRILRVN; from the coding sequence ATGCGACATCTTCTCCGCCTGACCACCCTCACGCTCGCACTCGCCACGATCCCCGCCGCGGCCCAGACCGCAGCGCCGGTCGAGCTGCGCGTCCTCGCGATCAACGATTTCCACGGCAATCTGCGGCCGCCGCCGGGCGGAATCCGGATCGGCGATCCCGAGGACAAGGCCAGGAAGGTGACGGTGGCGGCGGGCGGCGCCGAATACATGGCGACGCTGGTGAAGCAGCTGCGCGAGGGGCACAAGAACACGATCTTCGTCGCCGCCGGCGACCTGATCGGCGCAAGCCCGTTCCTGTCGGCAATGTTTCACGACGAGCCCTCGGTCGAGGCGCTCTCGATGATGGGACTTGCGATCACATCGGTCGGCAATCACGAGTTCGACGAGGGCAAGACCGAGCTGTTGCGGATGCAGAACGGCGGCTGTCATCCGGTCGACGGCTGCCAGGGGCCGCATCCGTTCACGGGCGCCAAATTCCGCTATCTCGCGGCCTCCACCATCGAGACCGCGACCGGTAGAAGCGTGCTGCCGCCCTACGAGATCAGGGAGTTCGAGGGCATCCCCGTCGCCTTCATCGGGCTCACCTTGAAAGAGACCGCGGGCATCGTCTCGCCCGCCGGCATCGCAGGCCTCGAGTTCCGCGACGAGGCCGAGACGGTGAACGCGCTGGTGCCACAGCTCAAGGCGCGCGGCGTCGAGGCGATCGTGGTGCTGATCCACCAGGGCGGCGAGCCCTCGGGCGACTACAATGAATGCCCTGCGATTACGGGGCCCATCGTCGATATCGTGAAGAAATTCGACCGCGCCGTCGACGTCGTCGTCAGCGGCCACACGCACCGCGCCTATGTCTGCAATATCGACGGGCGGCTCGTCACCAGCGGCGACAAATACGGCACGCTGGTCACCGCGATCGACCTCAAGCTCGATCCTGTGACGCGCGATATCGTCAGTGCCAAAGGCGAGAACGTCATCGTCGCCAATGCCTCGCTGGCGAAGGATCCCGAACAGACTGCATTGATCGAGGCTTACGACAAGCTCTCCGCACCGATCGCCAATCGCCCGGCCGGATCGGTGACGCAAACGCTGTCGCGCGTTCCGAACGAGGCCGGCGAGAGCGCGCTCGGCGACGTCATCGCGGACGCGCAGCTTGCCGCCACCAGGGAGGCCAGGGACGGCAGCGCGGTGATCGCGCTGACCAATCCCGGCGGCATCCGCACCGACATCATCCCGAAGGAGAACGGCGCCATATCCTTCGGCGATGTTTTCGCCAGCCAGCCGTTCCGCAACCGCCTCGTCACCATGACGCTGACAGGCAGCCAACTCAAGGACATGCTGGAGCAGCAATGGCTCGATCCGAAGCGGCCGCGGATTCTCCAGGTCTCGAACGGCTTCAGCTACACCTGGGATGCGACCAAGCCATTCGGCGAGCGCATCAGCCTCGAGAAGATGATGCTCAACGGCAGGCCGGTCGAGCCTGGAAGCGGCTACCGCGTCACCGTCAACGATTACCTCGCCGTGGGCGGCGACGGTTTCACGGTCGCCAAGCAAGGCACGGCGCCGCAATATGGCGGCTACGACGCGGACGCCCTGTTCGCCTTCTTCAGGGCGCACGGACCGATCGGTCCGCTGCCGCTCACCCGCATCCTCCGCGTGAATTGA
- a CDS encoding enoyl-CoA hydratase-related protein: MPNGNIVVTEERGTRVITLRRPSKKNAITQDMYREMSRAIDTAQNNPDIRCMIITGGSGVFTAGDDIDDFMHADTSRPETLSDGAKFLYSLALNVKPIIAAVDGAAIGMGTVMLFHCDYVLASNAATFSAPYIHLGLVPVGAASLLMPNTMGYQRAFAMLVMGRTFTAAEAHAAGFVNTVVSPGHTEVEARKVAREICRLPAEAVATSRKLLRTPPEELTRRIDQEGHLFGERLKSDEAIAAFNAFANRKKR; encoded by the coding sequence ATGCCGAATGGCAATATCGTCGTCACCGAAGAGCGCGGAACGCGCGTGATCACCCTGCGCCGCCCGAGCAAGAAGAACGCGATCACGCAGGACATGTACCGCGAGATGAGCCGCGCGATCGACACCGCGCAGAACAATCCCGACATCCGCTGCATGATCATCACCGGCGGCTCCGGCGTGTTCACCGCCGGTGACGACATCGACGACTTCATGCATGCCGACACGTCGCGCCCCGAGACGCTGTCGGACGGCGCAAAATTTCTCTATTCGCTTGCCCTCAACGTCAAGCCCATCATCGCAGCCGTGGACGGCGCCGCGATCGGCATGGGCACCGTGATGCTGTTCCACTGCGACTATGTGCTGGCCTCGAACGCGGCGACCTTCTCCGCGCCCTATATCCATCTCGGCCTCGTTCCGGTCGGCGCCGCCAGCCTGTTGATGCCGAACACGATGGGCTACCAGCGTGCCTTCGCGATGCTGGTGATGGGGCGGACTTTCACCGCTGCGGAGGCGCATGCGGCGGGCTTCGTCAACACCGTGGTCTCGCCGGGACATACCGAGGTCGAGGCGCGCAAGGTTGCTCGCGAGATCTGCCGGCTTCCGGCGGAAGCGGTCGCGACCTCGCGCAAATTGCTGCGCACCCCGCCCGAAGAGCTCACCCGCCGCATCGACCAGGAAGGCCATCTGTTCGGCGAGCGGCTGAAGTCGGACGAAGCGATCGCCGCGTTCAACGCATTTGCGAACAGGAAGAAGCGGTAG